The following are encoded together in the Hyalangium minutum genome:
- a CDS encoding GNAT family N-acetyltransferase yields MAITVRPAKPADAEALGRMGGALVRQHHAFDPERFMLPDDVESGYRWWLGKELRAKEAVVLVAERDGELIGYVYGRIEERDWATLRDRCGGFHDIWVEESARGLGAGRLLAEALVRRFAELGVPRVILMSATKNEGAHRFFAKLGWRSTMVEMTRELPGPEER; encoded by the coding sequence ATGGCCATCACGGTTCGTCCCGCCAAGCCTGCGGATGCGGAGGCGCTGGGCCGGATGGGGGGCGCGCTCGTCCGTCAGCACCACGCCTTCGATCCCGAGCGCTTCATGCTCCCGGACGATGTCGAGTCCGGCTACCGCTGGTGGCTGGGCAAGGAGCTGAGAGCGAAGGAGGCGGTGGTGCTCGTCGCCGAGCGGGACGGCGAGCTCATCGGCTACGTCTACGGCCGCATCGAGGAGCGCGACTGGGCCACGCTGAGGGACCGCTGCGGCGGGTTCCACGACATTTGGGTGGAAGAGTCCGCGCGCGGCTTGGGAGCCGGCCGGCTGCTGGCCGAGGCCCTGGTGCGGCGCTTCGCCGAGCTGGGTGTGCCCCGGGTCATCCTCATGAGCGCGACGAAGAACGAGGGCGCGCATCGGTTCTTCGCGAAGCTCGGCTGGCGCTCCACCATGGTGGAGATGACGCGCGAGCTTCCGGGGCCCGAGGAGCGCTGA
- the pgm gene encoding phosphoglucomutase (alpha-D-glucose-1,6-bisphosphate-dependent), with protein sequence MPHPLAGKPPPESFLINPETLRSQYYSEHPDVQVPEQRVAFGTSGHRGSSARRSFNEAHILAVTQAVCEYRKQVGIDGPLFLGMDTHALSQPAQRTALEVLAANGVDVRYTEGATPTPVISHAILTYNRGKKSGLADGVVITPSHNPPEDGGIKYNPPNGGPADTNITSLIEKRANELLGQGNRGVARNPYEQAVKASHVRLYDFIPPYVEDLGNVLDMEVIRGAHLSIGADPLGGSNLDYWKPIADRYGLKLQVVNATVDPTFRFMPLDHDGKIRMDCSSPYAMANLVALKDKYDIAFGNDTDSDRHGIVTRSVGLMNPNHYLAVAISYLFSNRPGWKPDAAVGKTLVSSSMIDRVAQAIGRRVIEVPVGFKWFVDGLLDGSLGFGGEESAGASFLRRDGTVWSTDKDGIILDLLAVEILARTGKDPGKHYQDLTEKFGSPMYTRIDQPATSAQKAVLKKLSPEAVKATSLAGEPILQRLTQAPGNNADLGGLKVVAANGWFAARPSGTEDVYKIYAESFRSQAHLDALVDEARAIVSDAFSRA encoded by the coding sequence GTGCCCCATCCACTTGCTGGCAAGCCCCCGCCCGAATCCTTCCTGATCAACCCCGAGACGCTGCGCTCGCAGTACTACTCCGAGCATCCGGACGTCCAGGTCCCGGAGCAGCGTGTCGCCTTCGGTACCTCGGGCCACCGCGGCTCGTCCGCCCGCCGCAGCTTCAACGAGGCGCACATCCTCGCGGTGACACAGGCCGTCTGCGAGTACCGCAAGCAAGTGGGTATCGACGGGCCGCTCTTCCTCGGCATGGACACGCATGCGCTGTCCCAGCCGGCTCAGCGCACGGCGCTCGAGGTGCTGGCCGCCAACGGCGTGGACGTGCGCTACACTGAGGGCGCCACGCCCACGCCGGTCATCTCCCACGCCATCCTCACCTACAACCGGGGGAAGAAATCCGGGCTGGCCGATGGCGTCGTCATCACGCCCTCGCACAATCCGCCCGAGGACGGCGGCATCAAGTACAACCCGCCCAATGGTGGCCCGGCGGACACGAACATCACCTCCTTGATCGAGAAGCGTGCCAACGAGCTGCTCGGCCAAGGAAACAGGGGCGTGGCGCGCAATCCCTATGAGCAGGCCGTGAAGGCCTCCCACGTGCGCCTCTACGACTTCATCCCCCCCTACGTGGAGGATCTGGGCAACGTGTTGGACATGGAGGTCATCCGCGGGGCCCACCTGTCCATCGGCGCCGACCCGCTGGGGGGCTCGAACCTGGACTACTGGAAGCCCATCGCGGACCGGTACGGGCTGAAGCTCCAGGTGGTCAACGCCACGGTGGACCCGACCTTCCGCTTCATGCCGCTGGACCATGACGGGAAGATCCGCATGGACTGCTCGTCGCCGTACGCGATGGCGAACCTGGTGGCGCTCAAGGACAAGTACGACATCGCCTTCGGCAACGACACGGACTCGGACCGGCACGGCATCGTCACGCGCAGCGTGGGGCTGATGAACCCCAACCACTACCTCGCGGTCGCCATCTCGTACCTGTTCAGCAACCGCCCCGGCTGGAAGCCCGATGCGGCCGTAGGCAAGACGCTGGTGAGCAGCAGCATGATCGACCGGGTGGCGCAGGCGATCGGCCGCCGCGTCATCGAGGTGCCCGTGGGCTTCAAGTGGTTCGTGGACGGCCTGCTCGATGGCTCGCTGGGCTTCGGCGGCGAGGAGAGCGCGGGCGCCTCGTTCCTGCGGCGGGACGGGACGGTGTGGTCCACGGACAAGGACGGCATCATCCTGGACCTGCTCGCGGTGGAGATCCTCGCGCGCACGGGCAAGGACCCGGGCAAGCACTACCAGGACCTGACCGAGAAGTTCGGCTCGCCCATGTACACGCGCATCGACCAGCCGGCCACGTCCGCGCAGAAGGCGGTGCTCAAGAAGCTCTCTCCCGAGGCCGTGAAGGCCACCTCCCTCGCGGGTGAGCCCATCCTCCAGCGCCTCACCCAAGCGCCCGGCAACAACGCGGACCTCGGCGGCCTCAAGGTGGTCGCGGCCAACGGCTGGTTCGCGGCCCGTCCGTCCGGCACCGAGGACGTCTACAAGATCTACGCGGAGAGCTTCCGCAGCCAGGCGCACCTGGACGCGCTGGTAGACGAGGCGCGCGCCATCGTGAGCGACGCGTTCTCGCGGGCGTAG
- a CDS encoding Rpn family recombination-promoting nuclease/putative transposase — protein MPGPHDQLVRFTFEHPERAAAELRAVLPPQVVAQIDWSSLRRESGSVVDEELRESQSDLLFSARLHGGEPLLLYLLLEHQSTVDRWMALRMLQYVVRQLVHWRQKHPKSEVLPVIIPVVMFHGANGGWTAARQLESLFPLPEGEATEWWRGVVPRFEYLVDDLTREREEALRARWGPPLVRLVLVLLRGGRSQELAQRLLAWKGLFAEVYATPEGPKELRAVVHYLLEVGGPGASHEVRRVLDSVAGEKQTEAWMKTMGQILREEGRAIGLEEGLLKGRALERAEGVLRILEVRGIAVTAKARQRVLACSDLDTLDRWFRRAATATRLSEVW, from the coding sequence ATGCCGGGTCCTCACGATCAACTGGTGCGCTTCACGTTTGAGCACCCCGAGCGAGCAGCGGCGGAGCTCCGCGCGGTCTTGCCGCCCCAGGTGGTGGCGCAGATCGATTGGAGCAGCCTGCGGCGCGAGTCCGGCAGCGTGGTGGACGAGGAACTCCGGGAGAGCCAGAGCGACTTGTTGTTCTCGGCCCGACTTCATGGCGGGGAGCCGTTGCTGCTCTACCTGTTGCTAGAGCACCAATCGACTGTGGATCGATGGATGGCGCTGAGGATGCTGCAGTACGTGGTGCGCCAGCTGGTGCACTGGCGTCAGAAGCATCCGAAGAGCGAGGTACTGCCCGTCATCATTCCGGTAGTGATGTTCCACGGGGCCAACGGAGGGTGGACAGCGGCGAGGCAGTTGGAGTCGCTGTTTCCGCTGCCGGAGGGCGAAGCAACGGAGTGGTGGCGGGGTGTGGTTCCGCGCTTTGAGTATCTGGTGGATGACCTGACGCGTGAGCGGGAAGAGGCGCTGCGGGCGCGGTGGGGGCCCCCGCTGGTGAGGCTGGTGCTGGTGCTTCTGCGAGGGGGACGAAGCCAAGAGCTGGCGCAGCGACTGCTGGCTTGGAAGGGATTGTTCGCTGAGGTGTATGCGACTCCCGAGGGACCGAAGGAACTGCGTGCGGTGGTGCACTACCTGCTGGAAGTTGGAGGTCCAGGTGCAAGCCACGAGGTCCGGCGGGTGCTAGATTCGGTAGCAGGCGAGAAGCAAACGGAGGCGTGGATGAAGACCATGGGGCAGATACTCCGTGAGGAAGGCCGGGCGATCGGGCTGGAAGAGGGGCTGCTCAAGGGGCGGGCTTTGGAGCGGGCCGAGGGAGTGCTGCGGATTCTGGAAGTACGTGGCATCGCCGTGACCGCGAAGGCCCGCCAGCGCGTGTTGGCTTGCTCGGATCTGGACACCTTGGATCGCTGGTTCCGCCGCGCCGCAACCGCTACTCGCCTCTCGGAAGTCTGGTAG
- a CDS encoding DUF2383 domain-containing protein → MAQNEVETLNSFLRGEISAVETYRQAIGRISDERLRSQLEDCQKDHEERVAAIRERIERLGGKPAEGSGPWGIFAKVVQGGADLIGDKAAIQVLEEGEDHGLADYQRDADQVHGDARRFVRMELLPKQKRTHERMSRLKRTLH, encoded by the coding sequence ATGGCTCAAAATGAAGTCGAGACGCTCAACTCGTTCCTGCGGGGGGAGATCTCCGCGGTGGAGACGTATCGCCAAGCGATCGGACGCATCTCGGACGAACGGCTGCGCTCTCAGTTGGAAGACTGCCAGAAGGATCACGAGGAGCGCGTAGCGGCGATCCGGGAGCGTATCGAGAGGCTGGGCGGCAAGCCGGCCGAGGGCTCGGGGCCCTGGGGGATCTTCGCGAAGGTGGTGCAGGGCGGCGCGGATCTGATCGGTGACAAGGCCGCCATCCAGGTGCTGGAGGAGGGCGAGGACCACGGCCTGGCGGACTACCAGCGGGACGCGGATCAGGTGCACGGGGATGCACGCCGCTTCGTCCGCATGGAGTTGCTGCCCAAGCAGAAGCGCACGCACGAGCGGATGAGCCGCCTGAAGCGGACGCTGCACTGA
- a CDS encoding amidohydrolase, translating into MLRRSARWVFALLALAGSALAAEPVPSAPAALQGLDALYPELDALYLNLHQSPELSTQEEKTAAKMAERLRALGFEVTQKVGGHGVVGILRNGKGPTVMLRTDLDALPVEEKTGLPHASKVKAKDPSGQSVPVMHACGHDVHMTAWVGAATLLARSKDRWRGTVMMVGQPAEEAGAGARTMLAAGLFQRFPKPDFALAVHNSASAAAGTVEYVPGYALASVDSVDVTLYGKGGHGAYPHTTVDPVLLAARTVLALQTIVSREKSPLEPAVVTVGSIHGGTKHNIIPDEVKLQLTVRTYKPEVRKQILEAIERIAKGESMAAGSPRPPSIAITEGTSATYNDPELMKRLVPVVGRALGAQNVREGTPTMGGEDFSEYGRAGVPAVMLWIGTVEPSKHQAAQKAGEVLPSLHSGLFAPDRERTLRTGVTTLVTGALELLGKP; encoded by the coding sequence GTGCTGCGACGGTCTGCTCGGTGGGTGTTCGCTCTTCTCGCGCTGGCAGGGAGCGCGCTTGCCGCGGAGCCGGTTCCTTCCGCTCCGGCGGCGCTGCAGGGGCTGGACGCGCTGTACCCGGAACTCGACGCGCTCTACCTGAACCTTCACCAGTCCCCGGAGTTGTCCACGCAGGAGGAGAAGACGGCCGCGAAGATGGCCGAGCGGCTGCGCGCCCTGGGCTTCGAGGTGACGCAGAAGGTGGGTGGGCACGGTGTGGTGGGCATTCTGCGCAACGGCAAGGGCCCCACGGTGATGCTGCGCACGGACCTGGACGCGCTGCCGGTGGAGGAGAAGACGGGGCTGCCGCACGCGAGCAAGGTGAAGGCGAAGGATCCGTCGGGGCAGAGCGTGCCGGTGATGCACGCCTGCGGGCATGACGTGCACATGACGGCGTGGGTGGGGGCCGCGACGCTGCTGGCTCGCTCCAAGGATCGGTGGCGGGGGACGGTGATGATGGTGGGGCAGCCTGCCGAGGAGGCGGGCGCGGGGGCGCGGACGATGCTGGCGGCTGGGCTCTTCCAGCGCTTCCCCAAGCCGGACTTCGCGCTGGCGGTGCACAACTCGGCCAGCGCGGCGGCTGGGACGGTGGAGTACGTGCCGGGCTACGCGCTGGCGAGCGTGGACTCGGTGGACGTCACGCTCTATGGCAAGGGTGGGCACGGGGCGTACCCGCACACCACGGTGGATCCGGTGCTGCTGGCGGCTCGGACGGTGCTGGCGCTGCAGACGATTGTCAGCCGCGAGAAGAGCCCGCTGGAGCCTGCGGTGGTGACGGTGGGCTCCATCCACGGAGGGACGAAGCACAACATCATCCCGGATGAGGTGAAGCTCCAGCTCACGGTGCGCACGTACAAGCCGGAGGTGCGCAAGCAGATCCTCGAGGCCATCGAGCGCATCGCCAAGGGCGAATCCATGGCGGCCGGCTCGCCGCGTCCGCCCTCCATCGCCATCACCGAGGGCACGTCGGCCACGTACAACGATCCGGAGCTGATGAAGCGGCTGGTGCCGGTGGTGGGCCGGGCGCTGGGGGCGCAGAACGTGCGCGAGGGCACCCCGACGATGGGAGGCGAGGACTTCTCCGAGTACGGCCGCGCGGGAGTACCGGCGGTGATGCTGTGGATCGGCACGGTGGAGCCGTCCAAGCACCAGGCGGCACAGAAGGCGGGGGAGGTACTGCCGTCGTTGCACTCGGGGCTGTTTGCTCCGGATCGGGAGCGGACGCTGCGCACGGGCGTCACCACGCTGGTGACGGGTGCGCTGGAGCTGCTGGGCAAGCCTTGA
- a CDS encoding DUF2380 domain-containing protein, translated as MKLAVPGLSVVDVDSQRTTFLAEHLAQELSDEGAQVVSSQDLAVMLGLDRQRQLMGCSGGKCITELTSTLGVDALVTGEVARLSGERFQLNLRMLDATTGQRVKTYTKRVVGFEKILDEMSKAARIFVIAGNKKFGRNSSRQNPVTSPRVEPRTPSPTQAPVAEASPLETSPEPQPDATEPPPAPAPTATVPRQPVQPTSSVRQWAWLPMAAGGVALGTGVFFFLGADAKYKELTDGEDRSIQAARAIKDSGKNQQNLARIGLSVGVTLLVTGGAMALVGGPTSLEPQVSVGQNRVSLGFAGELPW; from the coding sequence TTGAAGCTCGCCGTCCCGGGTCTGTCCGTCGTCGACGTGGACTCCCAGCGCACCACCTTCCTGGCCGAGCACCTCGCCCAGGAGCTCTCCGACGAGGGCGCGCAGGTGGTGAGCTCCCAGGACCTCGCGGTGATGCTGGGCCTGGACCGCCAGCGCCAGCTGATGGGCTGCTCCGGGGGCAAGTGCATCACCGAGCTGACCAGCACCTTGGGCGTGGATGCGCTGGTGACCGGAGAAGTGGCCCGCCTGTCAGGCGAGCGCTTCCAGCTCAACCTGCGCATGCTCGACGCCACCACGGGCCAGCGCGTGAAGACGTACACGAAGCGCGTGGTCGGCTTCGAGAAGATCCTCGACGAGATGTCCAAGGCGGCGCGGATCTTTGTCATCGCGGGCAACAAGAAGTTTGGCCGGAACTCGTCGCGCCAGAATCCCGTCACAAGCCCCCGTGTGGAGCCTCGCACGCCCTCGCCCACCCAGGCGCCCGTGGCGGAAGCATCCCCTCTCGAGACATCTCCTGAACCACAGCCGGACGCCACCGAGCCCCCGCCCGCCCCCGCGCCCACGGCCACTGTGCCCCGCCAGCCGGTTCAGCCCACCAGCTCGGTGCGCCAGTGGGCCTGGTTGCCCATGGCCGCGGGCGGCGTCGCCCTGGGCACGGGGGTCTTCTTCTTCCTCGGCGCCGATGCCAAATACAAGGAGCTGACGGACGGAGAGGATCGCTCCATTCAAGCCGCCCGTGCCATCAAGGACTCCGGAAAGAACCAGCAGAACCTGGCGCGGATCGGCCTCAGCGTGGGCGTCACGCTGCTCGTCACAGGCGGGGCCATGGCGCTGGTCGGCGGGCCGACCTCGCTGGAGCCACAGGTGTCGGTGGGGCAGAACCGGGTCTCTCTGGGCTTCGCGGGGGAACTGCCATGGTGA
- a CDS encoding long-chain fatty acid--CoA ligase, with protein sequence MLTGRMMDFPLTLTHFLERARTFHGRSEIVSRRPDRSLHRYTYADFYRRTCQLAQALRRLGVKPGDRVASLCWNHHQHLELYFAVPTMGAVLHTLNLRLHPNDLGYIARHAEDRILVVDRSLLPLFEKFEGSVRSIERVIVIPDDGPAPSNRLDYEQLLAAEPDSFDFPALEERSAAMLCYTSGTTGNPKGVLYSHRSIVLHTLACCLPDVLGVNEHDAVLPVVPMFHAAAWGLPFDAVATGAKLVMPGPHLDPTSLLDLMAQEKVTIAGGVPTIWLGILAMLDQEPKRWDLRSIRSMAIGGSAAPPAMIDGFQKRHGLTVTHAWGMTEMNPVGTLAKLKKNHADADDATKLAVRSSQGYPLPFVEQRHVSDSGELLPWDGSTMGELEVRGPWVASSYYGDEGKDRFTSDGWFKTGDVVTIDRDGYLRITDRSKDVIKSGGEWISSVALENALMAHPAVLEAAVFAGRHPRWDERPLAAVVFKPGQSATREELSAHLEKHFAKYWLPDAYLFVPQIPRTSTGKFLKTKLREEFGDYLLKNPQSSNA encoded by the coding sequence ATGCTCACCGGACGGATGATGGACTTCCCGCTCACCCTCACCCATTTCCTGGAGCGGGCTCGAACCTTCCACGGACGCTCCGAGATCGTCAGCCGGCGGCCTGATCGCTCGCTCCACCGCTATACCTACGCTGACTTCTATCGGCGCACGTGTCAGCTCGCCCAGGCCCTGCGGCGGCTCGGCGTGAAGCCGGGAGACCGCGTCGCCTCGCTCTGCTGGAACCACCATCAGCACCTGGAGCTCTACTTCGCCGTGCCCACCATGGGCGCCGTCCTCCACACGCTCAACCTGCGCCTGCACCCGAACGATCTCGGCTACATCGCCCGCCACGCCGAGGACCGCATCCTCGTGGTGGACCGCTCGCTGCTGCCGCTCTTCGAGAAGTTCGAGGGCTCCGTGCGCTCCATCGAGCGCGTCATCGTCATCCCGGATGACGGACCTGCCCCCAGCAACCGCCTGGATTACGAGCAGCTGCTGGCCGCCGAGCCCGACTCCTTCGACTTCCCCGCGCTCGAGGAGCGCTCCGCGGCGATGCTCTGCTACACCTCGGGCACCACCGGCAACCCCAAGGGCGTCCTCTACAGCCACCGCTCCATCGTCCTGCACACGCTGGCCTGCTGCCTGCCAGACGTGCTGGGCGTCAACGAGCACGATGCCGTGCTCCCCGTGGTCCCCATGTTCCACGCCGCCGCATGGGGCCTGCCGTTCGACGCGGTGGCCACCGGTGCGAAGCTCGTCATGCCCGGGCCGCACCTGGATCCCACCTCGCTGCTGGACCTGATGGCCCAGGAGAAGGTGACCATCGCTGGCGGAGTCCCCACCATCTGGCTCGGCATCCTGGCGATGCTCGACCAGGAGCCGAAGCGCTGGGACCTGCGCTCCATCCGCAGCATGGCCATCGGCGGCTCGGCGGCTCCGCCCGCGATGATTGACGGCTTCCAGAAGCGCCACGGCCTCACTGTGACGCACGCGTGGGGCATGACGGAGATGAACCCCGTGGGGACGCTCGCGAAGCTGAAGAAGAACCACGCCGACGCCGACGACGCCACGAAGCTCGCGGTGCGCTCCTCCCAGGGCTATCCCCTGCCCTTCGTCGAGCAGCGCCACGTGAGCGACTCGGGTGAGCTCCTCCCGTGGGACGGCTCCACCATGGGCGAATTGGAGGTGCGCGGGCCCTGGGTGGCCTCGTCGTACTACGGGGACGAGGGCAAGGATCGCTTCACCTCGGACGGCTGGTTCAAGACGGGTGACGTCGTCACCATCGATCGCGACGGCTACCTGCGCATCACCGACCGCTCCAAGGACGTCATCAAGTCCGGCGGCGAGTGGATCAGCTCGGTGGCACTGGAGAACGCGCTCATGGCACACCCGGCGGTGCTGGAGGCGGCGGTGTTCGCCGGCCGTCATCCCCGGTGGGACGAGCGCCCGCTGGCGGCGGTGGTGTTCAAGCCGGGGCAGTCCGCGACGCGCGAGGAGCTGTCCGCCCACCTGGAGAAGCACTTCGCCAAGTACTGGCTGCCAGACGCCTACCTCTTCGTGCCGCAAATTCCCCGCACGTCCACGGGCAAGTTCCTCAAGACGAAGCTGCGCGAGGAGTTCGGCGACTACCTCCTCAAGAACCCGCAGTCCTCGAACGCGTAG
- a CDS encoding Ig-like domain-containing protein, with protein MRELRRGSYRSWRIASCAVVLVGWGALSCGSEEEPLPTVDEVAPSRVELTGGITAGASLSGQVTLEAVAEDDSGRVARVQFFVGPTLACADTVEKSSGSTFSCVWDTSTRPEGDYRIIAVAQDAAGNTSSSAPIAFSIGMDLPPVISAVTASPVTVNEGQSTNLSVTASDPKGDALTYTWSQVSPPAPAGTFTNGNTATPAWKAPLLSANTPFTLRVVVSDSKGGTTQSTVDVQVANVASANRPPVVDAAITAPGTVLAGDTAALSIGATDPDGDPLTYSWRTNPSGSGTFTNASSAAASWRSGDISADTTYSIQVTVSDGVASVTRSVSVKTTVPKYTADIQPIWAQCTTSCHDNTSPSGGMNLLAGSSYSNLVGVSGTNRCSGTTAIQRVRVGQPANSLLVRKIEGTCGTRMPQNNPSYFVDNPGLITRIRSWILGGALNN; from the coding sequence ATGCGGGAGTTACGCCGGGGGTCCTATCGGAGCTGGCGGATCGCGTCCTGTGCCGTGGTGCTCGTGGGGTGGGGCGCGCTGAGCTGTGGCTCGGAGGAAGAGCCGCTGCCGACGGTGGATGAGGTGGCGCCGAGCCGGGTGGAGCTCACAGGAGGCATCACCGCGGGGGCGTCCCTCTCTGGACAGGTCACGCTGGAGGCCGTGGCGGAGGACGACTCGGGGCGCGTGGCCCGGGTGCAGTTCTTCGTGGGGCCCACGCTGGCATGCGCGGATACGGTCGAGAAGAGCTCGGGGTCCACGTTCTCGTGTGTCTGGGACACGAGCACCCGGCCCGAGGGGGATTATCGGATCATCGCCGTGGCCCAGGATGCGGCGGGCAACACCAGCTCTTCGGCGCCCATCGCCTTCTCGATCGGCATGGATCTCCCGCCGGTCATCTCCGCGGTGACGGCGAGCCCCGTCACGGTCAACGAGGGCCAGAGCACGAACCTCTCGGTGACGGCGAGCGATCCCAAGGGGGACGCGCTCACGTACACGTGGTCCCAGGTGTCGCCGCCGGCTCCAGCCGGGACGTTCACGAATGGGAACACGGCGACGCCCGCGTGGAAGGCGCCCCTGCTCTCGGCGAACACCCCCTTCACGCTGCGGGTGGTGGTCTCGGACAGCAAGGGCGGGACGACGCAGAGCACGGTGGACGTGCAGGTGGCGAACGTCGCGTCCGCGAACCGGCCGCCCGTGGTGGATGCGGCCATCACCGCGCCCGGGACGGTGCTGGCCGGAGACACCGCGGCGCTCTCCATTGGAGCCACGGATCCGGATGGGGACCCGCTGACGTACTCGTGGCGCACCAACCCGTCGGGCTCGGGCACCTTCACGAACGCGAGCAGCGCGGCGGCGAGCTGGCGCTCGGGGGATATCTCCGCGGACACCACCTACAGCATCCAGGTCACCGTGTCCGATGGGGTGGCCTCCGTGACGCGCTCCGTCTCCGTGAAGACCACGGTGCCCAAGTACACCGCGGACATTCAGCCCATCTGGGCCCAGTGCACGACGAGCTGCCACGACAACACGTCCCCCAGCGGCGGGATGAATCTGCTGGCGGGGAGCTCCTACAGCAACCTCGTGGGGGTGAGCGGCACCAACCGGTGCAGCGGGACCACGGCCATCCAGCGAGTCCGGGTGGGCCAGCCGGCCAACTCGCTCCTGGTGAGGAAGATCGAGGGAACCTGCGGCACGCGGATGCCCCAGAACAACCCGAGCTACTTCGTGGACAACCCGGGGCTGATCACGCGCATCCGTTCGTGGATCCTCGGGGGCGCGCTCAACAACTGA
- a CDS encoding M20 family metallopeptidase, which produces MNHTTALASADSIWEKEILPQLERYIRIPNKSPAFEPDWVKKGHMEQAVKLISDWAQTQAAHIPGLKVEVVQLQNEKGEPRTPVIFMEIPGDGKDTVLLYGHLDKQPEMTGWRQGLSPWEPVREGDKLFGRGGADDGYSSFASLAAIRLLKEQKLPHSRCVVIIEACEESGSYDLPAYIEALAPRIGQPSLVVCLDSGCANYEQLWMTTSLRGLVSGNLRVDILTEGVHSGDASGIVPSSFRVLRQLLDRVDDVATGRVRIEGLHVQIPPARLEQAKAVAQVLGQEVYDRFPWVQGSRPVTNDGTELILNRTWRPALSITGSEGMPALGSAGNVLRPFTSLKLSMRIPPRLDPAAATKALKEALESNPPYGAKVTFEGEKASAGWDAPALAPWLEKATAEASQAFFGKPFMAMGEGGTIPFMEMLGKKFPEAQFLITGVLGPSSNAHGPNEFLHIPTGKKLTAAVASVVATHFKR; this is translated from the coding sequence ATGAACCACACCACCGCCTTGGCCTCCGCCGACAGCATCTGGGAGAAGGAGATCCTCCCGCAGCTCGAGCGCTACATCCGCATCCCCAACAAGTCCCCCGCCTTCGAGCCCGACTGGGTGAAGAAGGGGCACATGGAGCAGGCGGTGAAGCTGATCTCGGACTGGGCCCAGACGCAGGCGGCCCACATCCCGGGACTCAAGGTGGAAGTGGTGCAGCTGCAGAATGAGAAGGGCGAGCCGCGCACCCCCGTCATCTTCATGGAGATCCCCGGCGACGGGAAGGACACCGTCCTGCTCTATGGCCACCTGGACAAGCAGCCGGAGATGACGGGCTGGCGCCAGGGCCTGAGCCCCTGGGAGCCGGTGCGCGAGGGCGACAAGCTCTTCGGCCGCGGCGGCGCGGATGATGGGTACTCCTCCTTCGCCTCGTTGGCGGCCATCCGCCTGCTGAAGGAACAGAAGCTGCCCCACTCGCGCTGTGTCGTCATCATCGAGGCGTGCGAGGAGAGCGGCTCGTACGACTTGCCGGCCTACATCGAGGCGCTGGCGCCGCGCATCGGCCAGCCGTCCCTGGTGGTGTGCCTGGACTCGGGCTGCGCCAACTACGAGCAGCTGTGGATGACCACCAGCCTGCGCGGCCTGGTGTCCGGCAACCTGCGCGTGGACATCCTCACCGAGGGCGTGCACTCGGGTGACGCCAGCGGCATCGTCCCCTCCTCGTTCCGCGTCCTGCGCCAGCTGCTGGATCGCGTGGATGACGTGGCCACCGGCCGCGTGCGCATCGAGGGCCTGCACGTGCAGATTCCGCCCGCGCGCCTGGAGCAGGCCAAGGCGGTGGCGCAGGTGCTGGGCCAGGAAGTCTATGACCGCTTCCCGTGGGTGCAGGGCTCCCGGCCAGTGACGAACGATGGCACGGAGCTGATCCTCAACCGGACGTGGCGGCCGGCGCTGTCCATCACCGGCTCTGAGGGCATGCCGGCGCTGGGGAGCGCGGGCAACGTGCTGCGGCCCTTCACCTCGCTGAAGCTGAGCATGCGGATTCCTCCGCGGCTGGATCCGGCGGCGGCGACGAAGGCGCTCAAGGAGGCGCTGGAGAGCAACCCGCCGTACGGCGCCAAGGTGACGTTCGAGGGCGAGAAGGCCAGCGCGGGCTGGGACGCGCCGGCGCTGGCGCCGTGGCTGGAGAAGGCCACCGCCGAGGCCAGCCAGGCCTTCTTCGGCAAGCCCTTCATGGCCATGGGCGAGGGCGGCACCATCCCGTTCATGGAGATGCTGGGCAAGAAGTTCCCCGAGGCCCAGTTCCTCATCACCGGCGTGCTGGGGCCGAGTTCGAACGCGCACGGGCCGAACGAGTTCCTCCACATCCCCACCGGCAAGAAGCTCACCGCCGCCGTGGCCAGCGTGGTGGCCACGCACTTCAAGCGCTAG